A stretch of DNA from Brachyhypopomus gauderio isolate BG-103 chromosome 7, BGAUD_0.2, whole genome shotgun sequence:
ACAGCAGCAGGTAATGAAGACCAGCGTGGAACTCCTGGAGAACCAGAACAAATAAATGGAAACAGCATGATCACAGCAGATCAGAGCACAAACTATAGTGCTGAAGATACAGTGAGAGGAGATGCAGACACACATGACCCAGTACCCgtcacacaacacactcctAATGATGGAGCACAAGGTGGTGTGATAGAAAACGATCAACAGATCAATGAGGTGGATGTGGCGGAACATGAaacagaagaagagaaagaaagaaagaaccaCCAAGatcaaaaagaaaaagagaaagtacTAGATAAGAAAAAGAATGAGCTACCAGATAAAGAGAAAataaaggaaagagagaaagagttagatgaaacagagagaaagataaaggaaagagagaaagatttagatgaaagagagagaaagataactGGAATAGAGAACAAgatgacagaaagagagaaagagttaggtgaaagagagagaaagataattGGAATAGCACAAGGTGGTGTGATAGTAAATGTTCACCATCTCAAACAGGTGGATGTGATGGAACaagaaacagaagaagaaaaagaaagaaagaatcaccaagatcaagaagaaaaagagaaactGCTAGATAAAACAAGGAATGAGCTACCAGATGAAGAGAAGataaaggaaagagagaaagagttagatgaaagagagagaaagataactGAAATTGAGAACCAgataacagaaagagagaatgagttaGATGAACGAGAGAAAACCAtaaaggaaagagagaatgagttagatgaaagaaagagaaagataaaGGAAAGAGAGGATGATttagatgaaagagagagaaagataactGGAATTGAGAACCAGATAACAGAAAGTGAGAATGAGTTAGATGAAAGAGCGAGAACCAtaaaggaaagagagaatgagttagatgaaagagagagaaagataaaggacagagagaatgatttagatgaaagagagagaaagataactGTAATTGAGAACAAGATAACAGAAAAAGATAATGAGGTAGATAAAAGAGAGAGAACCATAAAGGAAAGAGATAATGAGTTAAATGAAAAAGGGAGAAATCTCCAAAACACAATTTCTAAGGGTAAGAAAAGTAATCTAGTTAAATGTTAAAGTTagaaattcagtattttatctttactcATTTTACGGATTAATCATTTCCAGATTAATCTTTGAAATATCTCTTTCCTAACAGTTAAATACTCTACTATTATAATTGGAAACACTTCACAAAGCCACGAAGGATTCAAGAAAATGCTCCATGAACAAATACCAGACCTGCAGGAGGTGTCTacagtggaggagtgtgatgtcaTTCTGGTGTTCTGCCCCATTGGGTCACAGGATGAAACTTACATTGAAGCAGCACTGAAAAAACTCCCTGATGCAGCAGGTAAGTCCATAACTCCTAATATTGCTTATGCGTAATAAATTTggttcaaacaaaacacagatTAAAACTGctctctgtccacagtctccaagcctgctgttctagtggtgctccatcacacatttgacccatactgcactgtaccagacagcagcagatctgTAACCAGGGAGAACACGACCACAGTGGACTGTCTCTTCTATGAGGACCAGGGACTTCTAGACTGTGTGAAGAATAAAGAGGCTCTCAGCAGAGTTTCAACGTGGATTGAGGATCAGGTATCATCACTTCAACAGCGACATCTTCCTATGATTCCTGTTATAGTTACTCATCATTTTAGTCTGGGAACATGAACAGAATAATCAAGTACCAGGTTATGAAAATCATCTAGAACTgtacatgatgtaaataatgtGATTTGGTTCAATCTATGGACATATTAATCACATTTATCTTCATGGCAGAAGAACAGGGGACAAAATCCTGAAAAAATGGCAAAGGTATAATAttctttaataaacattgattcTGTGTCACAGATTTTGCTGAGACTATGTAAAAATATTGGAATTCATAGATAATtcagtcttgtctgtcttgaCACTTATGTAGAACTCTATAATTTATTCTGTTGATTCTTTGAATGAGAGAGCATCTATTTGTTTCACATACAGATAAGTCAAGGTGTCATAAAGAGAAGTGAAGGTAAGTGATGTTATTGTAATACTGGAACATTTCTGTGATGTCGGGAgcgtagatatatatatatatatatatatatatatatatatatatatatatatatatatatatatatatatatgtgtgtgtgtgtgtgtgtgtgtgtgtgtgtgtgtgtgtgtgtgggtgtgtgtgtgtgtgtgtgcgtgtatgtatatatacatacatatataaaatatagaATTTTATACAATTGAATAAAGTATATACCCAATACAATATGAAGGTTTATGTGCAGTATGTACTGTTATGCAAACATAATACAGCTAAAATGAAGCCTGCAGTAGTTTCTCTTATTTGTTTTAGGGACATTGAGCCCCTGTTCTCACCAGATGGTGAAATATGTCTCCATCATAACTGGAAAAACACTTGGTTCTCATGAACGCTTTCTGCAAATGCTCCACGAACAAACACCAGAACTGCAGGAGGTGTCTacagtggaggagtgtgatgtaaTTCTGCTGTTCTGCCCCATTGTGTCTCGGGCTGGAACTGACATTGAAGCAGCACTGAAGCTCATTACTGAAGCAGGTAACTCTGAGCCTCTTCATGGTGAACACATAAGATATTGGGCACACACTGCTCCATCATGTTTGACAAGATAAAGTCCTGCTCACAAGATCAAGTCTTGctctctgtccacagtctccaaGCCTGCTGTTCTAATGGTGCTCCATCACACATTTGACCGAGACCACACTGTATCAGACAGCAGCAGATTTGTAACCAGGGAGAACACGACCACAGTGGACTGTCTGATCTCTCACGATCAGGGTCTGCTGCAGTGCACAAGGAACAATGAAGCCGTGAGCAGAGTTGTGGAATACATTAAAAGGGTAAACAAACATTCCCTCTTTAGTTAATTCTACACAGAAATGTTTGCAAATGTGTTGATTTTATATTATTGGAGTATCAAATTATTGCTAGTTTCAGAATCCAGGGGCTGTTCCATCATGTGGTAAGTTGCTTCATATGTCATGTCGTCAACTGATTAAAATGCACATAACACTTTACACAGGAAGAGAAAACTCAACATCAGGATCATCCAGGAGGAGGTACAGAAGGTGTGAAGAACAAAGAGCAGGAGTGTACCAAcgaagagagagaagaacagaCCATAAATGAAGaggtgccacctagtggtggaGTTAAAACACAAGATGAAGAAGCCATGCTGGATTCAGGAGGAAGAGTTTCCAATGACACCATGAACGTTCTTCACCATGCTGGGGCAGAAGATAAGATAGAAAAACAAGATCAATAGGGTAAATGTAAACGTGAGGTACAACCAGGGAAACATCAGGAGTGAAGACAAAACATGAAAGAGAGTAACAGCATAAAAGAGTGAATCagcctttattgaaatgaaattgaAAGAGTGTTAGAGTGGGAGTGGAA
This window harbors:
- the LOC143518354 gene encoding uncharacterized protein LOC143518354 translates to MYYMCINTVCIWGLLSSTAAGNEDQRGTPGEPEQINGNSMITADQSTNYSAEDTVRGDADTHDPVPVTQHTPNDGAQGGVIENDQQINEVDVAEHETEEEKERKNHQDQKEKEKVLDKKKNELPDKEKIKEREKELDETERKIKEREKDLDERERKITGIENKMTEREKELGERERKIIGIAQGGVIVNVHHLKQVDVMEQETEEEKERKNHQDQEEKEKLLDKTRNELPDEEKIKEREKELDERERKITEIENQITERENELDEREKTIKERENELDERKRKIKEREDDLDERERKITGIENQITESENELDERARTIKERENELDERERKIKDRENDLDERERKITVIENKITEKDNEVDKRERTIKERDNELNEKGRNLQNTISKGKKSNLVKC